The Streptomyces sp. NBC_00691 genome has a segment encoding these proteins:
- a CDS encoding HNH endonuclease family protein has translation MPTERTIRTALAASALAVAALLATGCSPGAGGSGPGGGGGGEPAARGTALAAVETLTVKGRAPKTGYEREKFGRAWVDVDGNGCGTRDDILKRDLTGVRFTDGRCKVASGTLTDDPYTGTTVRFVRGSSKVDIDHVVALSDAWQKGAGTWDGETRRRFANDPLNLLAVDASTNRRKSDGDAATWLPPNKGYRCTYVARQIAVKKKYGVWVTSGERDAMRRVLAGCPQQKLP, from the coding sequence ATGCCTACCGAGCGGACGATCCGAACTGCCCTGGCCGCCTCGGCGCTTGCCGTCGCCGCGCTCCTCGCCACCGGCTGCTCCCCCGGGGCCGGCGGCTCCGGACCCGGTGGGGGCGGGGGAGGCGAGCCGGCCGCGCGCGGGACCGCCCTCGCGGCCGTCGAGACGCTCACCGTGAAGGGGCGGGCGCCGAAGACCGGTTACGAACGGGAGAAGTTCGGGCGCGCCTGGGTGGACGTCGACGGCAACGGCTGCGGGACCCGGGACGACATACTCAAGCGCGACCTGACCGGCGTCCGGTTCACCGACGGCCGCTGCAAGGTCGCCTCCGGAACGCTCACCGACGACCCGTACACGGGGACCACCGTCCGCTTCGTCCGCGGGAGCAGCAAGGTCGACATCGACCATGTCGTCGCGCTCTCCGACGCCTGGCAGAAGGGCGCGGGCACATGGGACGGGGAGACCCGGCGCCGGTTCGCCAACGACCCGCTCAACCTGCTCGCCGTCGACGCCTCCACCAACCGCCGCAAGTCGGACGGTGACGCGGCGACCTGGCTGCCGCCGAACAAGGGGTACCGCTGCACGTACGTGGCGCGGCAGATCGCGGTGAAGAAGAAGTACGGGGTGTGGGTGACGAGCGGCGAGCGGGACGCGATGCGGCGGGTCCTCGCCGGCTGCCCGCAGCAGAAACTTCCGTGA
- a CDS encoding SCO6745 family protein: MWHLLEPLHALLYYAPEAFDEAAALGYDTSERWPSYFAWRAAPLGPAGPDRVAGTFYSFSPAMIARYVPAVWETAAPADVLAARLRAVDRTYRAVLGEEFLTSAELAEAAALARTAADAAAAAAGSAGSRPLAAANAALPRPEAPHLVLWRSATILREHRGDGHLEALVEAGLDPVESLVSFAAIGAAPEPVFESRGWSGGEWAAARTRLAARGLLTADGDATEAGRTLRAEVERRTDELAAVPWAALGPDGTARLAELLGGPWLAAIGSGLLPSENTLGIGKV, translated from the coding sequence ATGTGGCACCTGCTCGAACCCCTGCACGCCCTGCTGTACTACGCCCCCGAGGCCTTCGACGAGGCCGCCGCCCTCGGCTACGACACCTCCGAGCGCTGGCCCTCCTACTTCGCCTGGCGCGCCGCCCCCCTCGGCCCCGCGGGCCCTGACCGGGTGGCCGGCACCTTCTACAGCTTCAGCCCCGCGATGATCGCCCGGTACGTCCCCGCCGTCTGGGAGACCGCCGCCCCGGCCGACGTCCTCGCCGCGCGGCTCCGGGCCGTCGACCGCACCTACCGGGCCGTCCTGGGCGAGGAGTTCCTCACGAGCGCCGAACTCGCGGAGGCGGCCGCCCTCGCCCGCACCGCCGCCGACGCGGCCGCGGCGGCCGCCGGTTCCGCCGGCTCCCGTCCGCTCGCCGCCGCGAACGCCGCCCTGCCCCGACCCGAGGCCCCGCACCTGGTCCTCTGGCGGTCCGCGACGATCCTGCGCGAGCACCGCGGCGACGGTCACCTCGAAGCCCTCGTCGAGGCGGGGCTCGACCCGGTCGAGTCGCTCGTCTCCTTCGCGGCGATCGGCGCCGCGCCCGAGCCCGTCTTCGAGAGCCGCGGCTGGAGCGGCGGGGAATGGGCGGCGGCGCGCACCCGCCTCGCCGCCCGCGGCCTCCTGACCGCCGACGGCGATGCCACCGAGGCCGGCCGCACCCTGCGTGCCGAGGTCGAGCGCCGCACGGACGAACTCGCCGCCGTGCCCTGGGCCGCCCTCGGCCCGGACGGCACCGCCCGCCTCGCCGAACTCCTCGGCGGACCCTGGCTGGCGGCGATCGGCTCCGGCCTGCTGCCGTCGGAGAACACCCTGGGGATCGGCAAGGTCTGA
- a CDS encoding TetR/AcrR family transcriptional regulator: MTPTSRNSYHHGGLRQAVLDAALDVIAAEGPGALSLRDLARRAGVSHAAPAHHFKDRTGLLTALATEGYGLLAEALASAPELRERGVRYVRFAVDHPAHFQVMFQPELLRADDPDLLAVKERASAELRAGVAGLTDVPDARTAGIAAWSLAHGFATLLLTRNVQGAIGDRDPEEYFRGLTGLLFTGQTPLEERPERAGPRE; the protein is encoded by the coding sequence ATGACGCCTACGAGCCGGAACTCCTACCACCACGGCGGCCTGCGGCAGGCCGTCCTCGACGCCGCCCTCGACGTCATCGCCGCCGAGGGCCCCGGGGCGCTCAGCCTGCGCGACCTCGCACGCCGCGCGGGCGTCTCGCACGCCGCGCCCGCCCATCACTTCAAGGACCGCACCGGGCTCCTCACCGCCCTCGCGACCGAGGGGTACGGACTCCTCGCCGAGGCCCTCGCCTCCGCTCCCGAACTGCGCGAACGCGGGGTGCGGTACGTGCGGTTCGCGGTCGATCACCCCGCCCACTTCCAGGTCATGTTCCAGCCGGAGCTGCTGCGCGCCGACGACCCGGACCTGCTCGCCGTCAAGGAACGCGCCTCCGCCGAACTCCGCGCGGGCGTCGCCGGTCTGACGGACGTCCCCGACGCCCGCACGGCGGGCATCGCGGCCTGGTCGCTCGCCCACGGCTTCGCGACGCTGCTCCTCACCCGGAACGTGCAGGGGGCGATCGGCGACCGGGACCCGGAGGAGTACTTCCGCGGGCTCACCGGTCTGCTCTTCACCGGCCAAACCCCGCTGGAGGAGCGACCGGAGAGAGCCGGGCCGCGGGAATAG
- a CDS encoding SGNH/GDSL hydrolase family protein produces the protein MRTTDTLRRTAIALLTTATLALAPTALATPDHAAPGSPWRGAWAASPQAPSAPLGPNWSQQGFDNHTVRQVVRVTAAGTRARIELSNRYGTTPLRVTGATVARTAGNGAVRPGSIRTLRFDGRASTTVPAGGTLLSDGAPFPVKALESLTVTLYLAGETGPATFHQFAGATAYRAEGDHRGDLSGSAFTETSTSSYFLSGVEVTGGRDSGRRDGIVTFGDSITDGVGSATDADNRYPDELAERLAAAGSPRAVLNHGIAGNQVVNDTTWAGEKALTRFREDVLNERGVRTVVLLEGINDIGGSTVNFPAAPTPDVSVAELIKGHRTLIRQAHAEGLTVIGATLTPVKGSFYDTPANEAKRDAFNTWVRTSGAYDAIVDLDHAVADPTDPDRILPAYDSGDGLHPNDAGYRAMAEALDPDAL, from the coding sequence ATGAGAACCACCGACACCCTCCGTCGCACCGCCATAGCCCTGCTCACCACGGCGACCCTCGCCTTAGCCCCCACCGCCCTCGCCACCCCCGACCACGCGGCACCCGGATCGCCCTGGCGCGGCGCCTGGGCCGCCTCCCCGCAGGCACCGAGCGCGCCGCTCGGCCCCAACTGGTCGCAGCAGGGCTTCGACAACCACACCGTGCGGCAGGTCGTCCGCGTCACCGCCGCCGGTACGCGGGCCCGGATCGAGCTGAGCAACCGATACGGCACCACCCCGCTGCGCGTCACCGGCGCCACCGTCGCCCGAACCGCCGGAAACGGCGCCGTGCGGCCCGGTTCGATCCGCACCCTGCGCTTCGACGGACGGGCTTCCACCACCGTCCCCGCCGGCGGCACGCTCCTCAGCGACGGTGCGCCCTTCCCGGTCAAGGCCCTCGAATCCCTGACCGTCACCCTGTACCTGGCGGGTGAGACCGGCCCTGCCACCTTCCACCAGTTCGCCGGCGCCACCGCCTACCGGGCCGAGGGCGACCACCGCGGGGACCTCTCCGGCTCGGCCTTCACGGAGACGAGCACCTCCTCGTACTTCCTGTCGGGCGTCGAGGTCACCGGCGGCCGGGACAGCGGCCGCCGCGACGGCATCGTCACCTTCGGCGACTCGATCACCGACGGCGTGGGCTCCGCGACGGACGCCGACAACCGCTACCCGGACGAGCTCGCCGAGCGGCTCGCCGCCGCGGGCAGCCCGCGCGCGGTCCTCAACCACGGGATCGCGGGCAACCAGGTCGTCAACGACACCACCTGGGCCGGCGAGAAGGCCCTGACCCGCTTCCGCGAGGACGTCCTGAACGAGCGCGGCGTCCGCACGGTCGTCCTCCTCGAAGGCATCAACGACATCGGCGGCAGCACGGTGAACTTCCCCGCCGCGCCCACCCCCGACGTCTCCGTGGCCGAACTGATCAAGGGCCACCGCACCCTGATCCGCCAGGCCCACGCCGAGGGCCTCACGGTGATCGGCGCGACCCTGACCCCGGTCAAGGGCTCCTTCTACGACACCCCGGCCAACGAGGCCAAGCGCGACGCCTTCAACACCTGGGTCCGCACCTCGGGCGCGTACGACGCGATCGTCGACCTCGACCACGCGGTCGCCGACCCGACGGACCCGGACCGCATCCTCCCGGCCTACGACTCGGGCGACGGCCTCCACCCGAACGACGCGGGCTACCGCGCGATGGCCGAGGCGCTCGACCCCGACGCGCTGTAG
- the mfd gene encoding transcription-repair coupling factor: MSLHGLLDVVVKDAALAEAVKAAADGNRPHVDLVGPAAARPFAVAALARDSGRPVLAVTATGREAEDLAAALRSLLDPDRVVEYPSWETLPHERLSPRSDTVGRRLAVLRRLAHPRDDDPAAGPVSVVVAPIRSVLQPQVKGLGDLEPVALRSGGTADLDEIVEGLAAAAYSRVELVEKRGEFAVRGGILDVFPPTEEHPLRIEFWGDDVEEIRYFKVADQRSLEVAEHGLWAPPCRELLLTADVRERAAALAEEHPELGELLNKIAEGIAVEGMESLAPVLVDDMELLLDVLPTGAMAVVCDPERVRTRASDLVATSQEFLQASWAATAGGGEAPIDVGAASLWGIADVRDRARELGMSWWSVSPFAADATAEGADGDTLTLGMHAPESYRGDTARALADTKGWLADGWRTVYVTEAHGPATRTVEVLGGEGIAARLDADLAEITPSVVHVSTGSIDYGFVDAALKLAVLTETDLSGQKAAGKDGQRMPAKRRKTIDPLTLEVGDYIVHEQHGVGRYVEMVQRTVQGATREYLLVEYAPAKRGQPGDRLYIPTDQLEQVTKYVGGEAPTLHRLGGADWTKTKARAKKAVKEIAADLIKLYSARMAAPGHAFAPDTPWQRELEDAFPYAETPDQLSTIAEVKEDMEKTVPMDRLICGDVGYGKTEIAVRAAFKAVQDGKQVAVLVPTTLLVQQHFGTFSERYSQFPVKVRALSRFQTDTEAKATLEGMREGSVDVVIGTHRLFASETKFKDLGLVIVDEEQRFGVEHKEQLKKLRANVDVLTMSATPIPRTLEMAVTGIREMSTITTPPEERHPVLTFVGPYEEKQIGAAIRRELLREGQVFYIHNRVDSIDRAAARLREIVPEARIATAHGQMSESALEQVVVDFWEKKFDVLVSTTIVESGIDISNANTLIVERGDNFGLSQLHQLRGRVGRGRERGYAYFLYPPEKPLTETAHERLATIAQHTEMGAGMYVAMKDLEIRGAGNLLGGEQSGHIAGVGFDLYVRMVGEAVADYRAQMEGGVEEEAPLEVKIELPVDAHMPHDYAPGERLRLQAYRSIASANSEEDIRAVREELTDRYGKLPEPVENLLLVAGLRMLARACGVGEIVLQGPNIRFAPVELRESQELRLKRLYPRTVIKPAVHQILVPRPTSGRIGGKPVVGRELLGWTGEFLTTILGS; encoded by the coding sequence ATGAGCCTGCACGGTCTGCTCGATGTCGTCGTCAAGGACGCGGCCCTCGCCGAGGCGGTGAAGGCCGCCGCCGACGGGAACCGTCCGCACGTGGATCTGGTCGGCCCAGCGGCCGCCCGGCCCTTCGCCGTCGCCGCGCTCGCCCGGGACTCGGGGCGGCCGGTCCTCGCGGTGACCGCGACCGGGCGGGAGGCAGAGGACCTCGCCGCCGCGCTGCGGTCCCTGCTCGACCCGGACAGGGTCGTCGAGTACCCCTCCTGGGAGACCCTGCCGCACGAGCGGCTCTCGCCCCGCTCCGACACCGTCGGCCGCCGTCTCGCCGTTCTGCGTCGGCTCGCGCACCCGCGGGACGACGACCCGGCGGCCGGTCCGGTGAGCGTCGTCGTCGCCCCCATCCGCTCCGTGCTCCAGCCGCAGGTCAAGGGCCTCGGCGACCTGGAGCCGGTGGCGCTGCGGAGCGGCGGGACGGCTGATCTCGACGAGATCGTGGAGGGTCTCGCGGCGGCCGCGTACTCCCGGGTGGAGCTCGTCGAGAAGCGCGGTGAGTTCGCCGTCCGCGGCGGCATCCTGGACGTCTTCCCGCCGACCGAGGAGCATCCGCTCCGGATCGAGTTCTGGGGCGACGACGTCGAGGAGATCCGGTACTTCAAGGTCGCCGACCAGCGGTCCCTCGAAGTGGCCGAGCACGGGCTCTGGGCGCCGCCCTGCCGCGAGCTGCTGCTCACCGCGGACGTACGGGAGCGGGCGGCGGCCCTCGCCGAGGAGCACCCCGAGCTGGGCGAGCTCCTGAACAAGATCGCGGAGGGGATCGCGGTCGAGGGCATGGAGTCCCTCGCGCCGGTCCTCGTCGACGACATGGAGCTGCTGCTCGACGTGCTGCCGACGGGCGCCATGGCCGTGGTCTGCGACCCGGAGCGGGTGCGGACCCGGGCCTCGGACCTGGTGGCGACGTCGCAGGAGTTCCTCCAGGCGTCCTGGGCGGCGACGGCCGGCGGCGGCGAGGCCCCGATCGACGTCGGCGCGGCCTCCCTGTGGGGGATCGCGGACGTCCGGGACCGGGCGCGCGAGCTGGGGATGTCCTGGTGGTCGGTGTCGCCCTTCGCGGCGGACGCGACGGCCGAGGGCGCCGACGGCGACACCCTCACGCTCGGCATGCACGCCCCGGAGTCGTACCGCGGGGACACCGCACGCGCGCTCGCCGACACCAAGGGCTGGCTGGCCGACGGCTGGCGCACGGTCTACGTCACGGAGGCCCACGGCCCCGCGACCCGTACGGTCGAGGTCCTCGGCGGCGAGGGCATCGCCGCCCGCCTGGACGCCGACCTGGCGGAGATCACCCCGTCGGTCGTGCACGTGTCGACCGGCTCCATCGACTACGGCTTCGTGGACGCGGCCCTCAAGCTCGCCGTCCTCACCGAGACCGACCTGTCCGGCCAGAAGGCGGCCGGCAAGGACGGCCAGCGGATGCCGGCCAAGCGCCGCAAGACCATCGACCCGCTGACCCTGGAGGTCGGCGACTACATCGTGCACGAGCAGCACGGTGTCGGCCGGTACGTGGAGATGGTCCAGCGGACCGTGCAGGGCGCGACCCGCGAGTACCTCCTCGTCGAGTACGCCCCCGCCAAGCGCGGCCAGCCCGGCGACCGGCTGTACATCCCGACCGACCAGCTGGAACAGGTCACCAAGTACGTGGGCGGCGAGGCGCCGACCCTGCACCGGCTCGGCGGCGCGGACTGGACGAAGACGAAGGCGCGCGCGAAGAAGGCCGTCAAGGAGATCGCGGCCGACCTCATCAAGCTGTACTCGGCGCGGATGGCCGCCCCCGGGCACGCCTTCGCCCCGGACACCCCGTGGCAGCGCGAGCTGGAGGACGCCTTCCCGTACGCGGAGACGCCCGACCAGCTGTCCACCATCGCCGAGGTGAAGGAGGACATGGAGAAGACCGTCCCCATGGACCGTCTGATCTGCGGCGACGTGGGCTACGGCAAGACGGAGATCGCGGTCCGCGCGGCCTTCAAGGCGGTCCAGGACGGCAAGCAGGTCGCGGTCCTCGTACCGACGACGCTGCTCGTGCAGCAGCACTTCGGGACCTTCTCCGAGCGGTACTCCCAGTTCCCGGTGAAGGTACGGGCACTGTCCCGCTTCCAGACCGACACGGAGGCGAAGGCGACCCTGGAGGGCATGCGGGAGGGCTCGGTCGACGTCGTCATCGGCACCCACCGGCTCTTCGCCTCCGAGACGAAGTTCAAGGACCTGGGCCTGGTCATCGTCGACGAGGAGCAGCGCTTCGGCGTCGAGCACAAGGAGCAGCTGAAGAAGCTCCGCGCCAACGTCGACGTGCTGACCATGTCGGCGACCCCGATCCCGCGCACCCTGGAGATGGCGGTGACGGGCATCCGCGAGATGTCGACGATCACCACCCCGCCGGAGGAGCGCCACCCGGTCCTCACCTTCGTCGGCCCGTACGAGGAGAAGCAGATCGGCGCCGCGATCCGGCGTGAACTCCTGCGCGAGGGACAGGTCTTCTACATCCACAACCGGGTCGACTCGATCGACCGGGCGGCGGCGCGGCTGCGCGAGATCGTCCCCGAGGCGCGGATCGCGACGGCCCACGGCCAGATGTCCGAGTCGGCCCTGGAGCAGGTCGTCGTCGACTTCTGGGAGAAGAAGTTCGACGTCCTCGTCTCGACGACGATCGTCGAGTCGGGCATCGACATCTCCAACGCCAACACCCTGATCGTCGAGCGCGGAGACAACTTCGGCCTCTCGCAGCTCCACCAGCTGCGCGGTCGCGTCGGCCGCGGCCGTGAGCGCGGCTACGCGTACTTCCTGTACCCGCCGGAGAAGCCGCTCACCGAGACGGCGCACGAGCGGCTCGCGACGATCGCCCAGCACACCGAGATGGGCGCGGGCATGTACGTGGCGATGAAGGACCTGGAGATCCGGGGCGCGGGCAATCTGCTCGGCGGCGAGCAGTCCGGGCACATCGCGGGCGTCGGCTTCGACCTGTACGTGCGGATGGTCGGCGAGGCCGTCGCGGACTACCGGGCGCAGATGGAGGGCGGGGTGGAGGAGGAGGCCCCGCTGGAGGTGAAGATCGAGCTGCCGGTCGACGCCCACATGCCGCACGACTACGCCCCCGGCGAGCGGCTCCGTCTCCAGGCCTACCGCTCGATCGCCTCGGCGAACTCGGAGGAGGACATCAGGGCGGTCCGCGAGGAACTCACCGACCGCTACGGCAAGTTGCCCGAGCCGGTCGAGAACCTGCTCCTGGTGGCGGGCCTGCGCATGCTGGCGCGCGCGTGCGGAGTCGGCGAGATCGTCCTCCAGGGCCCGAACATCCGCTTCGCCCCGGTGGAGCTGCGCGAGTCGCAGGAGCTCCGCCTCAAGCGGCTCTACCCGCGCACGGTCATCAAGCCGGCCGTCCACCAGATCCTGGTGCCGCGCCCGACGTCGGGCAGGATCGGCGGGAAGCCGGTGGTGGGACGCGAACTGCTCGGGTGGACCGGGGAGTTCCTGACGACGATCCTGGGGTCGTAA